GAATTTAGCATTCCTCCTGAAGTCGTGAAAGCCATTGCTTTACGTGAAAATGATACTTGGGATCAATCCAAAGTATCCGACGATGACGGAGACGGTCACCCAGACGGTATCGGTCTGATGCAGGTGACAGATACTGGGACCGGAGGTGTGCATTTCGATAAAGACAAACTCAAGAATGACGTCTGTTACAATGTCGAAGCAGGATTAACTATCTTAGAAGACAAGTGGAGAAACAGCCCAATACCGGTCGTTAACCATAGTGAAAGAAATGTAATAGAAAACTGGTATTTTGCAATCATGGCCTATAATGGTATTGTGCCATCCAACAGTCCCATTGATAAAAGCGGAAATATAAATGATGATGCGTATCAGAATGTAGTCTATGATTACATTGACAAATATAGCTTTCTAAGTGACTATCCATTAAAAAGATTAGCTTTCAAAGTTGGAGATTTTAGTTATGACCCAAATGATGGTCAATCCTTCCGTTTTATTAAGAAAGAATTCACTGAAGGTAGAAAGTTAACTCGCTCAAGTTTGAACTTCAATGAAGAGAATATTGCTACAACTGTTGATTCAGTAAACTTTTATATAGATTCACAAGGAATCAATAAAGCTGGCACTCTTTCCAAAAACACTTTGGTCGATGTTCTTGACGAGAAACATAATACCCAGGAAAAAGGGTTCACGAGTGATAGACATTGGGTCCGTTACAATGTAAAGGTTCTCGATGGCTCAAACAGGGTGGGGTATGTTGCATCCTCCTATCTACAACCTGTGACTTCTAGAATTTCTGGAAATACAAGATATGATACGGCAGTAGAAATTTCAAAAGAAGGATGGTTTGAAGGTGCAGAAACAGTGGTCATCGCTGTAGGCGATAATTTTCCAGACGCACTTGCAGGCACTACTATTGCCCAATCATACAATGCGCCCATTTTGTTGACCGAAAGTAAAAAACTCAATAACAAGACAAAAAATGAGGTGAAACGACTGAAAGCTAAACATGCGATCATCTTAGGGGGAGCTTCCGCGGTCTCCGCAGAGGTTGAAAAAACACTCGAAAATTTAGGGTTGGACACACAACGCCTTTCAGGAAGCGATCGTTACCGCACAGCTATTGATGTAGCAAAACATCTTAGCCAAAAACAAACAAGCAACAAAGCGATTCTTGCAACGGGAGCAAATTTCCCAGATTCGTTAGCCATTGCGCCTTATGCAGCTGAAAACGGAATTCCTATTTTCCTTTCAAATCAAGATAAGGATTCTATTGATTCAGAAACTCTTAAACTTCTGAATCAGAAAGAAGAAGTCCTCATTGTAGGAGACAAAGGTGTTGTCAGCGAGAAAATAGTAAATAGTATCAGAACTAAAACGACTAGAATTGGTGGTAAAGACCGCTACGACACAGCAAAAAAAATCATTGAACAATTGGATCTTGGTCAACATGATGCTTATGTTGCTACAGGACTAAATTTTGCTGATGCTTTAACTGGTGCTTCGCTGGCAGGAAAGCGTCAAAGCCCCATTCTCTTTTCTAAAGAAAAGGAACTCCCCTCTTCTATGAATCAGCTCATTCGCAATAGGAAGTTCTCTAACCTTACTATTCTTGGTGGAGTAGACGTTGTAGGCACAGACAACGCCCTGGCTAATGCCGCTAACACAGCTTGGTAAAGTAATGTTCATACAGAAAAGGGATCATCTTTAAATAAAGGTGATCCCTTTTCTATAG
The nucleotide sequence above comes from Bacillus sp. KH172YL63. Encoded proteins:
- a CDS encoding cell wall-binding repeat-containing protein, translating into MKLAKKMTAILLTSAIFIPFHSEAKASSCEVDSQNLIEINKLLTDKAKEFSIPPEVVKAIALRENDTWDQSKVSDDDGDGHPDGIGLMQVTDTGTGGVHFDKDKLKNDVCYNVEAGLTILEDKWRNSPIPVVNHSERNVIENWYFAIMAYNGIVPSNSPIDKSGNINDDAYQNVVYDYIDKYSFLSDYPLKRLAFKVGDFSYDPNDGQSFRFIKKEFTEGRKLTRSSLNFNEENIATTVDSVNFYIDSQGINKAGTLSKNTLVDVLDEKHNTQEKGFTSDRHWVRYNVKVLDGSNRVGYVASSYLQPVTSRISGNTRYDTAVEISKEGWFEGAETVVIAVGDNFPDALAGTTIAQSYNAPILLTESKKLNNKTKNEVKRLKAKHAIILGGASAVSAEVEKTLENLGLDTQRLSGSDRYRTAIDVAKHLSQKQTSNKAILATGANFPDSLAIAPYAAENGIPIFLSNQDKDSIDSETLKLLNQKEEVLIVGDKGVVSEKIVNSIRTKTTRIGGKDRYDTAKKIIEQLDLGQHDAYVATGLNFADALTGASLAGKRQSPILFSKEKELPSSMNQLIRNRKFSNLTILGGVDVVGTDNALANAANTAW